A single window of Gopherus flavomarginatus isolate rGopFla2 chromosome 15, rGopFla2.mat.asm, whole genome shotgun sequence DNA harbors:
- the RPLP0 gene encoding 60S acidic ribosomal protein P0, whose translation MPREDRATWKSNYFLKIIQLLDDYPKCFIVGADNVGSKQMQQIRMSLRGKAVVLMGKNTMMRKAIRGHLENNPALEKLLPHIRGNVGFVFTKEDLTEIRDMLLANKVPAAARAGAIAPCDVTVPAQNTGLGPEKTSFFQALGITTKISRGTIEILSDVQLIKTGDKVGASEATLLNMLNISPFSFGLIIQQVFDNGSIYNPEVLDITEETLHRRFLEGVRNVASVCLQIGYPTIASVPHSIINGYKRVLAVAVETEYTFPLAEKVKAFLADPSAFVAAAPVAAAAPAAAAAAAPAKEEVKEESEESDEDMGFGLFD comes from the exons ATGCCCAGGGAAGACAGGGCTACGTGGAAGTCCAACTATTTCCTGAAAATCATT CAACTGCTGGATGATTATCCAAAATGCTTCATCGTGGGAGCAGACAATGTAGGATCCAAACAGATGCAGCAGATCCGCATGTCCCTGCGTGGGAAGGCTGTTGTGCTGATGGGGAAGAACACCATGATGCGCAAGGCTATCCGTGGTCATCTGGAGAATAACCCTGCTTTGGAAAA GCTGTTGCCTCATATCCGTGGGAATGTAGGCTTTGTGTTCACCAAGGAGGAtctgactgagatcagggacATGCTGTTGGCAAACAAG GTGCCAGCTGCTGCTCGAGCTGGTGCCATTGCCCCTTGTGATGTCACTGTGCCAGCCCAGAACACTGGTTTGGGTCCCGAGAAGACCTCCTTCTTCCAGGCTTTGGGCATCACCACGAAGATCTCCAGAGGTACCATTGAAAtcctg AGTGATGTGCAGCTGATCAAGACTGGAGATAAAGTGGGAGCCAGCGAAGCGACCTTGCTGAACATGTTGAATATTTCCCCATTCTCCTTTGGGCTGATTATCCAGCAAGTGTTTGACAACGGCAGCATTTACAATCCTGAAGTGCTGGACATCACCGAGGAGACTCTGCACAGACGCTTTCTGGAA gGCGTTCGTAATGTAGCTAGTGTTTGTCTGCAAATTGGCTACCCAACCATCGCTTCTGTGCCTCACTCCATCATCAATGGGTATAAGCGAGTCCTAGCTGTGGCTGTGGAGACTGAGTACACCTTCCCACTTGCTGAAAAG GTAAAGGCCTTCCTAGCTGACCCCTCAGCCTTTGTGGCTGCTGCCCCTgtggcagctgcagctcctgctgccgccgccgctgctgctCCAGCCAAAGAGGAAGTAAAGGAGGAATCAGAGGAGTCTGACGAGGACATGGGATTTGGTCTTTTTGActaa